From Micromonospora echinaurantiaca:
CGCCGGGCTTACCTGGTCGGCGGCGTCGGATCCCGCGGATCCGGCGACGTCAGCCGGTCGGCGAGCCCGTTGGCCACGTCCGGGACCAGTCGCGCGAGGTTGAGGACGGTGTCCAGCGCGTCGTGCGCGTCCGAGGTGTACCGGCGGACCACCTCGCCGCGCTGGTCGTCGGCCATCTTCAACTGCGCGACCACCGTGTCGATCAGTGCGTGCCCGTCGGTGCGGACCCGCGTCACCAACTCGTCGAACGCGTCCGGGTCGACCCTGCGGTCCGCGCTGAGCTTCTCCTCCAGTCGCCGGGCACTGGCCATGCCCGCCGCGAGTTCCTCCTCCAGCACCGTGGCCGCGTGGGTCACGGTCTCGGAGGTCTCCTCGGCCACCTTGTCGAAACGCTCGTCCCGGCGCACCCGCTCGTCGTTCTGCATGACCGCAGCATTCGCCGGGCGGCGGGCAGCGGGTAGAGGTGTGTCGAGATGGTGACTCTCCGCGATTGGACGTGTGGGGGGTCGGCCCGGCTGACCGCCGGGTGTCGGCCGGCATCGCCGGTCGGCGAGGCCGTCGCGGTCGGCGTGGCTGGCGGCGGCGAGGAAGGCGTTGTAGCGGGCGAGGTCGTCGGCTTCCCCGGTCGCCTCGGCGCGGTCGGCCGCCCGGTCCAGGCGGGCCTGTTCCCGCTGGTCGGCCCGAACCCACCGGCGCACCAGGACGACCATGACGGCGGCGGCGGGAATCTCCCCGAACGCCCAGGCGATGCCGGCGCCGAGCTGCTGGTCCGCCAGCAGCGCGGAGGCCCAGGCGGGGTGCACGGCGAGGTACCAGTCGGGGGCGATGAGGGTGGTGCTCTGCATCAGCACCAGACCGAAGAAGCCGTGCGCCATCATCGCCGCCAGGTGGATGAGCATCAGGATCGGGTACGGCACCCGAGGCCGGCCCGGGTCGACCCCGATGAGCACCCAGAACAGCAGGTAGCCGGCGACGACGAAGTGGACGAGCATCGCCAGGTGGCCCACGTGGGTACGCATCAACGCGCCGAACAGGTCGCTGAAGTACAGGGCGAAGAGGCTGCCCGCGTAGCTGCCCAGCGCCACGAGCGGGTGGGTGAGCAGCCGGGCGGGCCGGCTGTGCAGCGCCAGCAACAGCCACTCCCGGGCGCCCCGCACGTCCGGGTCGGCGGGGCGGCGCAAGGCGCGCAGGGCCAGCGTGACCGGGGCGCCCCCGACGAGCAGGATCGGCACCAGCATCGACAGCACCATGTGCTGCGCCATGTGCGCGCTGAACAGCACGTACGCGTACCGGGCCACGCCCAGGTTGGTGACCGCCGCGAGCACCGCCAGGCCGCCCAGCCAGCTCGCGGTGCGGGCGACCGGCCAGCGGTGGCCGCCCCGGCGCAGCCGCCCCACCCCGGCCAGGTAGCCGGCGGCGCCCACCGCGACGGCGCTCAGCACGAACAGGTCGGGCAGCGGCTGGCCCAGTAGTCGTCCGGGAGTCGGCGCGGCGGGCAGCGGGAAGCCGAGCAGCTCGGTGACCGGGTCGGCGTCGAGCGGATCGACCGCCACCGGCGTGGGGCTGCGGGACAGCGCCACCGCCAGGCCCAGCGCCGCCGCGAAGACGACCACCTCGCCCGCGGCCAGCCGGGCGAACCCACCCCGTCGTCCCGAGCGCAGCGCCGGCAGCGTGCGCGCCCGGTGGGCCGCGCCGACCGCACCCAGAACCACCAGCGCGGCCAGCTTGCCGAGCACCAGCCATCCGTATCGGGACCGCCAGAGCTCCTCGGCGTCGCCGAGCCGCACCGCGGCGTTCACCGTGCCGCTCACGGCGACCGCCACGAAACAGCCGAGCGCCAGCCGGCTGTAGCGGCTCACCGCGTCGGCGAGGTGCCGGCTCCGGCGGACCATCAGCAGCGCCACCAGGGCGCCGACCCACAGGGCGGCGGCCACGACGTGCAGGACGAGGCTCGACACCGCGATCTGGTGGTTGCCAGCCCCGGCGGCGTGCCCGGTGAACGCCGGCGGCACCACCGCGACCACCGCGACCAGCGCCACGGCGACGGCCAGGCCGCGCGACACGCCCACCCGGGCCAGCACCGCCACGGCCAGTGCCAGGCCCGCCTGGAGCAGCAGGGCCTGACCCTGCGAGATGGCGGTCGCGAAGCTGACCACGCTCGCGGCGCCCAACCGGCCCGCCGACACCCCGAGCACATCGGACACGGTGAGCACGATGAGCACCAGGGCGGTCACCGCCCAGGCCGCCGCCGCCAGGCCCGCGCGGCGCAGCAGCAGCCAGCCGTACGGGGAGACGCTCGGTCCGTCGCCGGGCAGCAGGAAAGCCGCCGTCACCGCCAGCCCCACCGTCACCGTGGCGAGGCCGTCGACGAGCAGCCGGACGGCCGGCAACCCCCAGGCCGTCACCGGCCCCGGATCCGGCAGGCCGGGGATCGCGGCCACCAGCGCGTCGCCGGCCCGCAGCCCCAGCAGCAGTACGGCCACCGCCGACGCCAGAGCCGCGGCGGCCAGCAGCGCGTCCCGCCCGGCCGGCCGGATGCGCGCGGCCGGCGCCGATGGTCTGCCACCGGGCGCCCCGGCGGCTGCGGCGCGGTCGGAGCGGTGCGGGTGGGTGGGGGAGGAGACGATGTCGGGCACGTCGGAGACCTCGGTGTCGGTGGCGGGCAACGTCGGCGGTGTTCCGAACCGGTCGACCGCCGGGTCGGGAGTCGGCCGGTGGGGGCGGTTCACCGGGCCGCGCGAAGGGTCAGGACGCGGCGCGCCGCCGGCGCAGCAGGACCACGGCCCCGGCGGCGAGCGCGGCCAGCAGGATCGCGCCGCCGACCAGGACCAGTGCTCCGGGACCGTCGCCGGCGTCGCGGGTGGCGGACGCGGGGCTGGCCGGCGACGGCTGGGCGGCCGGCGCCGAGGTCGTCGCTGTCGTGGCCGGTGGGCTTGCGATGGCGGCGGTGGGATCGGCGACGGTGAACCGGTAGGAGCCCTGCACCGGGTGCCCATCGGCGGAGACCACCCGGTAGGCGACGGTGTAGGTGCCGTTCGCCAGCGGCTCGTCGAGCGTCACGGTGCCCTTCGCCCCGGTGACGGCAGGCCCGCTGGCGGGGATCCTGCGCTGGGCGGCGTCCGAGAGCGCGATGGTGGTGAAGGCCGGGTTCAGCCGCTCCATGAACTCGAGCGTTATCTGCGTCGGAGCCGTGGTGAGCCGGGCGTCCCTGGCCGGGGTGGCGGCCTTCAACGTGTTGTGCGCGGCGGCCGGCGCGGCCGGTACGAGCAGCATCGCGACGGCGGCCAGCGTGGCGGCGAGCAGACTGGCGACGGTGGGGCGGGCGTGGGTGGGCATGGGTCTCCTGTCGGTTCAGCCGAGCAGTTGCTGGCCGATCCAGCCACCCTCGGGGCAGCCGGGTGGGATCGCGAAGATGGCGGAGCCGATCGGGGTGGTCCACTCGTTGAGGAGGTCCCGCTCGGCGAGGCGCCGTTGGATGGGCAGGAACTGACGGGCGACGTCGGCCTGGTAGGAGGCGAAGATCAACCCGCTGTCCGCGGTGCCGTCCGCCGCCGGGACGCCGTCGTAGTTGTAGGGGCGGCGCAGGATCTTCAGCCGGTCGTCGGTGACATGGGCCCTGGTCAGGTGGGAGAAGTCCGGGATGACGGTGAGCCCGTCCGGCCCGAGTGCGGCGAAGTCGGGCTCGTCGTGCTCGGCCGTGCCGGTGAGCGGGGCGCCGGTGTCGAGCCGGCGGCCGACCGCCAGTTCCCGGTCGGTGCGGCCGAGCAGGTCCCAGGTCTCCAGGTTCATGCTGATCCGCCGCAGGACCAGGGTGCTGCTGTCGCGTAGCCAGTCCGGCCCGTCGGGCACCCACACGGCGCTGTCCAGTGGGTCGCCGGGTTTCGGGTTCGCGGTGCCGTCGAGTTGGCCGAACAGGTTGCGCTGGGTGCGTCCCGGTTCGGCGCCGGCGGCCCGCCGGAAGCCCTGCTGTACCCACCGGACGGTGGCGAAGGGTCGGCTGTCCTTCACCAGCACGCGTTGAGCGTGGGCGACGGTGAGCGGGTCGTCGGCGCAGATCTGCAGCAGCAGGTCCCCACCCGACCAGCGCGGCTGGAGCCGGTCGATGCGGAACGACGGCAGGTCGGCCACCGACGCCGGTCGCCGGTCGTCGAGCCCGGCCGCCCGGTAGCAGCCCGGGCCGAGGCCGAACGTGACGGTCAGCCGGGCCGGCAGCAGCCCGAGTTCGGGTTCGGTGTCGGCCAGGGCGGGCCGGCCCTGGGTGAGGCGGGCGGCGTCGTCGGAGAGCAGCCGCAGCATCCGCCCCAGCGCCGCCCGGTCGGTGCCCGGCCGGAGGGTGAACGCGACGAACGCGGCGTGCGCCTGCGCCTCGGTGGCGACACCGGCCTGCCGGGAGCCGTGGAACGGCTCGACAGCGGTGCCGACCTGCGCCGCCGGGAGCGCCTGGACGGGGCGTACCGCGGGGGTGTCGGAACGGGCGGCGGTGACGGCGGCGGTGCCGGCGAGCGCGCCCCCGGCGGCCAGGGCGCCGCCGGTGAGCAGGCCGCGCCGGCTCACCGGCCGCGCGCGGGGCCGTTCGGTCATGACGCCGGGCTCATGCTCATCCCGGGCGTGGCGCTGGGGCCCGACGTCGGCGCGCCGTGGCCGGGGTCGTAGCTCTCCTGCGCGCCGGTGAACGGCTTGGCCACCGCGGTGAACGTCTGGGTGCGGCCGTCGGCGAAGGTGAGGGTGAAGGTCAGTTCGTCGCCGGCCTTCACCGGCTGCTTGAGGTCCATCAGCATGAGGTGGTCGCCGCCGGGCTCGAGCACGTGCTCGCTCTTGGCCTTGATCACGATGCCGCCCGGCTTGGCCTGCATGACCATCTTCCCGTCCTTCATGGTCATCTCGTGCAACTCCATCGGCGACACCTCCGTCGACGCCGAGGCGATCGTCACGTCGGCGTCACCGTCGTTGACCAACGTGCCGAACGCGGCGGTCATCCCCTTGTCGGCCGCCTTCACCCACGGGTCCCGGACGCCGAGCACACCCGTGGCGGCGCTCGGCGAGGCGGAGGCCGACGGGCTCGGCGCGGCGGCCGGTGAGTCGCGCCCACAGCCGGCGGTGGCCGCGGCCAGGAGGGCGGTGACGAGCAGGACGGCCGGACGTGGGCGCCGGACGCTGACGGGGCTGGGCATGGAGGTCCCCTCGGTGATCGATGTGGCGTGGTGGTCGGGCCGGCGGAGCACGAGGTTCCGCTGGGTGAGTGCGTGTGTGGGCGGCTGGTTGCTTCAGGCCGCCGTGCGGTCCTGGCGGTACGCGGATCCGGGGTGGGGTGGCGGCAGCAGCCGCAGGTTTGCCGGCGCGGGGGTTTCGTCCTCCGCCGGCAGTCGCCAGCGGCTCTGCTCCGGACGGCCGCGGTTGGCCGGGCCGTCGGGCCGCCGGCGTGGCCGGGACATGGCGACCACGATCGCGTACCCGGCGAGCAGGAAGCCGTGGCTGACCAGCCGCGCGGTGTCCACCCGGCCGATCACCAGGTCGTTGACCGAGAGCAGCACCAGCGTGCCGACGAACGCGCTGAGCGTCGGCACCAGCCCGGTCGGCCGGGTGCGGCGGGCGGCCACGAACAGGAATCCCGCCCCGACGGCGACGTTCCACGCCGCCGACTCGTGCCACAGGTGCCCCGACGCGAGCGCCCCGGCCGCCGAGTGGGCGTGCTCGCCGGCCGCACCGCGGCCGATCTGGGCCAGACCGAGCAGGACCTGAAGTGCCCCGATCAGCCCCAGCGCGGCCCGCAGGGTGAGCACGAGCCGCTGCCGCCGGCGGTACGGAGCCGGCGCGGGCAGGGCGGCGAGGATGGCATCGGTGCGGTCCTCGTGGGCGACGGTGACCGACAGCCGGGCCCGCCGGGTGACCGCCGCCGCCTGGTCGAACCAGGTCCGGCAGTCGCCGCAGCCGGCCAGGTGGGTCTCCGCCGCCGCCCGCTCGGCGGGAGTCTCCTCACCGTCCAGCTGTGCCGACAACACCTCGCGCCACTGCTCACACCTCATGTACCGGTAGTCGGCTCGCCCGCGGCGTTGGTTCCCCGGTACTCCCGGGAAAAGCTCGCATCGACGCAGCTCACAGTGGCTGCGCCGGCTCAGCCGGCCGCGTCGCCGCCGCGCCGTGGGCCCCGCGCGGCTCGGCTGTCCACCGCGGCGACGAGATCCTCCCGGGCCCGGGCCACCCGGGAGCGGATGGTGCCGACGGGGCAGTCGCAGACCTCCGCCGCCTCGGCGTAGGACAGACCGAGGACCTGGGTGGCGACGAACGCCTCCCGCCGGTCCGCCGGCAGTGCCGAGATCAACTGCTCCAACACGACCTGCCCGTCGAAGCTGCTGCGGGACACGTCGAGGTCGTCGTATCCGTCCGACATCGGCACCGTCCGGGGACGCGCGGTGACGGCGCGTACGTGATCGACAGCGACGCGGCGGGCGATGGCGAGCAGCCACGTCCGGGCCGATGAGCGTCCGGCGAACGACGACAGCGACCGGACCGCCCGCAGGAAGGTCTCCTGCGCCAGATCGTCCGCCTCGCCCGGGGAGACCAGGGCGGCGAGGAAGCGCCGGACCTGATGCTGGGTCGCCCGGACGAACCGGGCGGCGGCGTCCTGGTCACCCCGCCCGGCGGCCAGCGCCCACGCGGTGATCTCCGCCTCGTCGTCAGCCACCCGGCACCTCCACGTAGACCCGCGGGGCACGCTCTCCGACGGCATCCACGACGAATTGTAGTAGTGGCCGGAGCGCCTCGGGGCGCCGGCCGCGGACGCGCGGACCGATCCGCGACGCCCGCTCCTGGCGGGGCCGACCTCCGGCCCCGCCAGGAGCCCGCCGGCCGGCCGGCAGGAGCCGCCGGCAGCGGCGCCGCGCCGCCGAGCAGGCCCCTGCGGAACGGCCCGTCCGCTCAGGCGTTCTGCCCGATGTCCGTGGTGGTGGCGAGCTGGCGGGCGGCCTCGATGTCGCCGGTCAGGTGCTCGACGGCGGTGCTGGCCAGGGTGTAGGAGTCGGAGCCGAGGAGCTGGTGC
This genomic window contains:
- a CDS encoding cytochrome c oxidase assembly protein — protein: MNRPHRPTPDPAVDRFGTPPTLPATDTEVSDVPDIVSSPTHPHRSDRAAAAGAPGGRPSAPAARIRPAGRDALLAAAALASAVAVLLLGLRAGDALVAAIPGLPDPGPVTAWGLPAVRLLVDGLATVTVGLAVTAAFLLPGDGPSVSPYGWLLLRRAGLAAAAWAVTALVLIVLTVSDVLGVSAGRLGAASVVSFATAISQGQALLLQAGLALAVAVLARVGVSRGLAVAVALVAVVAVVPPAFTGHAAGAGNHQIAVSSLVLHVVAAALWVGALVALLMVRRSRHLADAVSRYSRLALGCFVAVAVSGTVNAAVRLGDAEELWRSRYGWLVLGKLAALVVLGAVGAAHRARTLPALRSGRRGGFARLAAGEVVVFAAALGLAVALSRSPTPVAVDPLDADPVTELLGFPLPAAPTPGRLLGQPLPDLFVLSAVAVGAAGYLAGVGRLRRGGHRWPVARTASWLGGLAVLAAVTNLGVARYAYVLFSAHMAQHMVLSMLVPILLVGGAPVTLALRALRRPADPDVRGAREWLLLALHSRPARLLTHPLVALGSYAGSLFALYFSDLFGALMRTHVGHLAMLVHFVVAGYLLFWVLIGVDPGRPRVPYPILMLIHLAAMMAHGFFGLVLMQSTTLIAPDWYLAVHPAWASALLADQQLGAGIAWAFGEIPAAAVMVVLVRRWVRADQREQARLDRAADRAEATGEADDLARYNAFLAAASHADRDGLADRRCRPTPGGQPGRPPTRPIAESHHLDTPLPAARRPANAAVMQNDERVRRDERFDKVAEETSETVTHAATVLEEELAAGMASARRLEEKLSADRRVDPDAFDELVTRVRTDGHALIDTVVAQLKMADDQRGEVVRRYTSDAHDALDTVLNLARLVPDVANGLADRLTSPDPRDPTPPTR
- a CDS encoding copper resistance CopC family protein — encoded protein: MPTHARPTVASLLAATLAAVAMLLVPAAPAAAHNTLKAATPARDARLTTAPTQITLEFMERLNPAFTTIALSDAAQRRIPASGPAVTGAKGTVTLDEPLANGTYTVAYRVVSADGHPVQGSYRFTVADPTAAIASPPATTATTSAPAAQPSPASPASATRDAGDGPGALVLVGGAILLAALAAGAVVLLRRRRAAS
- a CDS encoding Dyp-type peroxidase, which gives rise to MTERPRARPVSRRGLLTGGALAAGGALAGTAAVTAARSDTPAVRPVQALPAAQVGTAVEPFHGSRQAGVATEAQAHAAFVAFTLRPGTDRAALGRMLRLLSDDAARLTQGRPALADTEPELGLLPARLTVTFGLGPGCYRAAGLDDRRPASVADLPSFRIDRLQPRWSGGDLLLQICADDPLTVAHAQRVLVKDSRPFATVRWVQQGFRRAAGAEPGRTQRNLFGQLDGTANPKPGDPLDSAVWVPDGPDWLRDSSTLVLRRISMNLETWDLLGRTDRELAVGRRLDTGAPLTGTAEHDEPDFAALGPDGLTVIPDFSHLTRAHVTDDRLKILRRPYNYDGVPAADGTADSGLIFASYQADVARQFLPIQRRLAERDLLNEWTTPIGSAIFAIPPGCPEGGWIGQQLLG
- a CDS encoding copper chaperone PCu(A)C; protein product: MPSPVSVRRPRPAVLLVTALLAAATAGCGRDSPAAAPSPSASASPSAATGVLGVRDPWVKAADKGMTAAFGTLVNDGDADVTIASASTEVSPMELHEMTMKDGKMVMQAKPGGIVIKAKSEHVLEPGGDHLMLMDLKQPVKAGDELTFTLTFADGRTQTFTAVAKPFTGAQESYDPGHGAPTSGPSATPGMSMSPAS
- a CDS encoding zf-HC2 domain-containing protein, which translates into the protein MRCEQWREVLSAQLDGEETPAERAAAETHLAGCGDCRTWFDQAAAVTRRARLSVTVAHEDRTDAILAALPAPAPYRRRQRLVLTLRAALGLIGALQVLLGLAQIGRGAAGEHAHSAAGALASGHLWHESAAWNVAVGAGFLFVAARRTRPTGLVPTLSAFVGTLVLLSVNDLVIGRVDTARLVSHGFLLAGYAIVVAMSRPRRRPDGPANRGRPEQSRWRLPAEDETPAPANLRLLPPPHPGSAYRQDRTAA
- a CDS encoding sigma-70 family RNA polymerase sigma factor is translated as MPSESVPRGSTWRCRVADDEAEITAWALAAGRGDQDAAARFVRATQHQVRRFLAALVSPGEADDLAQETFLRAVRSLSSFAGRSSARTWLLAIARRVAVDHVRAVTARPRTVPMSDGYDDLDVSRSSFDGQVVLEQLISALPADRREAFVATQVLGLSYAEAAEVCDCPVGTIRSRVARAREDLVAAVDSRAARGPRRGGDAAG